The Deltaproteobacteria bacterium genome includes a window with the following:
- a CDS encoding vitamin B12-dependent ribonucleotide reductase, with the protein MAVKSSELKAKIEKRRAALHPDSRPGARVRGLKISRYFTFKGKNPLNQVSYRQWSSLITDPDGSVVFKMDNIEAPADWSQLAVDILVKSYFRKAGVPGTGAENSAKQVVHRLAHTIRKAGEKLGGYFSSSEDAQSFEDELKYLLITQRGAFNSPVWFNCGLFQEYNIEGSGGNFYWDPHSDTFRETKNSYEHPQCSACFIQKVNDDLMSIFELAKNEAKLFKFGSGTGSNFSAIRGRQEKLSGGGTSSGLMSFLEVLDRGAGATKSGGTTRRAAKMVVLDMDHPEIVDFINWKLREEKKVAVLIAAGYSSDFNGEAYHTIAGQNSNNSVRVTDEFMKAVLEKGVWQTKFRTTGQVCDTYKARDLYDQICFAAWACADPGVQFDSTINRWHTCKTTGRINASNPCSEFMFLDDSACNLASINLTKFLKEEGNFDVEGYRHAIKTFFMAQEILIDFSSYPTMGIAKNSHDYRPLGLGYANLGSMLMQLGIPYDSAQGRAYAAGLTGILCGHAYKVSAEMAREKGAFVGYAKNRESMLGVIKMHREASYKIDPSCPSAVLQAAQEDWDMALNLGEKFGYRNAQSTVLAPTGTIGLLMDCDTTGVEPDFALVKFKKLAGGGYFKIINQSIPPALKHLGYSPMQIADIVAYVRGTSSLKGAPHINEESLKAKGFSEDDLKIIENKLETVFELSQAFNYFTLGGTTLERLGLMKSDFETAGFNLLKALGFSEKEINEASVVICGRMTIEGAPHLKAEHLPVFDCANKCGKLGQRFLAAMSHIRMMAAVQPFISGAISKTVNLPHEATVQEIEEIYMQGWKLGLKAIALYRDGCKMSQPLSSGTKNAKKKEEEKTEAVAPQTPVVQDQLSEPKRKRLPVKRRGLTQEARVGGHKVYLRTGEYEDGNLGEIFIDMHKEGASFRSMMNCFAISISLGLQYGVPLKEFVDCFTFTRFEPQGVVDHPNVKFATSVIDYVFRVLGMEYMGRTDFVQVKPADGELLHNAILEQQMKNREVEAPSKAVVAKASEFQKVESQTTHSGSALSDQLSTMMGDAPFCDGCGHITVRNGACYKCLNCGNSMGCS; encoded by the coding sequence ATGGCTGTAAAAAGTTCTGAACTCAAAGCAAAAATTGAAAAACGCAGGGCTGCGCTTCATCCAGATTCTCGTCCAGGAGCACGAGTAAGAGGCCTTAAGATCTCGCGCTATTTTACCTTCAAGGGAAAAAATCCACTGAACCAAGTCTCTTATCGCCAATGGTCTTCCTTGATCACCGATCCTGATGGCTCTGTGGTATTTAAAATGGATAATATCGAGGCCCCAGCCGATTGGAGCCAGCTGGCCGTCGATATTCTAGTGAAAAGCTATTTCCGTAAGGCCGGGGTCCCTGGGACGGGCGCTGAAAACTCGGCTAAACAAGTGGTGCATCGCTTGGCCCATACCATTCGCAAGGCCGGTGAAAAATTGGGAGGCTATTTTAGCTCCTCCGAAGATGCCCAGAGTTTTGAAGATGAACTCAAATACCTTCTCATTACCCAACGCGGCGCCTTCAACTCCCCTGTATGGTTCAATTGTGGTCTTTTTCAAGAATACAACATTGAAGGTTCGGGGGGCAATTTTTATTGGGATCCTCACAGCGACACCTTTCGCGAAACCAAAAATTCTTACGAACACCCCCAATGCTCGGCCTGCTTCATTCAAAAGGTAAATGACGACCTCATGAGTATTTTTGAACTGGCCAAAAACGAAGCGAAGCTCTTTAAATTTGGCTCTGGCACCGGCAGCAATTTTTCGGCCATTCGTGGCAGACAAGAGAAACTTTCGGGAGGAGGCACTTCTTCGGGCCTCATGAGTTTTCTCGAAGTGCTAGACCGTGGCGCGGGCGCCACCAAATCGGGCGGAACCACGCGCAGGGCAGCAAAAATGGTGGTACTGGATATGGATCATCCCGAGATTGTCGATTTCATCAATTGGAAACTGAGGGAAGAAAAGAAAGTAGCCGTCCTCATTGCTGCGGGCTATTCATCGGATTTCAATGGCGAGGCCTATCACACCATTGCCGGGCAGAATTCCAACAACTCCGTCCGGGTCACCGACGAATTCATGAAGGCGGTGCTTGAAAAAGGGGTCTGGCAAACCAAGTTCCGCACTACTGGGCAGGTGTGTGATACCTACAAGGCCCGCGATTTGTATGACCAGATCTGCTTCGCTGCCTGGGCCTGCGCCGACCCCGGAGTTCAATTCGACAGCACCATCAACCGTTGGCACACCTGCAAAACCACGGGCCGGATTAATGCGTCAAATCCCTGTTCTGAATTTATGTTTCTGGACGACTCCGCCTGCAACCTGGCCTCCATCAATCTCACCAAATTTTTGAAAGAAGAGGGAAACTTCGACGTGGAAGGCTACCGTCATGCCATTAAAACCTTCTTTATGGCCCAGGAGATTTTGATCGATTTTTCCAGCTATCCCACGATGGGCATCGCCAAAAACTCACATGATTATAGGCCCTTGGGCTTAGGTTATGCCAACTTGGGTTCTATGCTGATGCAACTGGGAATTCCTTATGATTCGGCCCAAGGTCGTGCTTATGCAGCGGGGCTCACCGGTATTCTATGTGGACATGCCTACAAGGTTTCAGCCGAGATGGCGCGCGAAAAAGGGGCCTTTGTGGGTTATGCCAAAAATCGCGAATCGATGTTGGGCGTGATCAAAATGCATCGAGAGGCCTCTTATAAAATTGATCCCTCCTGCCCCTCTGCCGTACTTCAGGCCGCTCAGGAAGATTGGGACATGGCCCTCAATTTGGGAGAAAAATTCGGCTACCGAAATGCCCAATCCACGGTGCTGGCCCCTACCGGAACCATTGGTTTGCTGATGGATTGCGATACCACCGGTGTGGAACCCGATTTTGCCCTGGTGAAATTTAAAAAATTGGCCGGAGGGGGTTATTTCAAGATCATCAACCAGTCGATTCCTCCCGCACTCAAACACCTGGGTTACAGCCCCATGCAAATTGCCGACATCGTGGCTTATGTGCGCGGAACTTCTTCGCTCAAGGGAGCGCCGCACATCAACGAAGAAAGTTTAAAGGCCAAGGGATTTTCCGAAGACGATTTGAAGATTATCGAAAACAAACTCGAGACCGTGTTTGAACTGTCTCAGGCCTTCAACTACTTTACCCTGGGCGGCACTACCCTGGAACGCCTGGGTTTGATGAAGAGTGATTTTGAGACCGCAGGTTTCAATTTACTGAAGGCCCTTGGATTTAGTGAAAAAGAAATCAACGAGGCCTCTGTCGTCATTTGTGGCCGCATGACCATCGAAGGCGCCCCGCATTTAAAGGCCGAACACCTGCCTGTGTTTGATTGTGCCAACAAATGTGGAAAACTGGGACAGCGCTTCCTGGCCGCCATGAGCCACATTCGCATGATGGCTGCCGTGCAACCCTTTATTTCGGGTGCAATCAGCAAAACGGTGAATTTGCCCCACGAGGCCACGGTGCAAGAAATTGAAGAAATTTATATGCAAGGCTGGAAGCTAGGCTTGAAGGCCATTGCCCTCTATCGTGACGGTTGCAAGATGTCTCAACCCCTTTCGAGTGGGACCAAAAATGCCAAGAAAAAGGAAGAGGAAAAGACCGAAGCAGTCGCGCCTCAGACCCCTGTGGTACAAGATCAGCTGTCGGAACCCAAGCGCAAACGCCTGCCCGTGAAACGCCGCGGACTCACCCAAGAGGCGCGCGTAGGCGGACACAAGGTGTATCTGCGCACCGGCGAATATGAAGACGGAAACCTGGGAGAGATCTTCATCGACATGCACAAGGAAGGCGCGTCCTTTAGAAGCATGATGAACTGCTTTGCCATCTCTATTTCCCTCGGCTTGCAATACGGCGTGCCTCTGAAAGAATTCGTCGATTGCTTCACCTTCACCCGCTTTGAACCTCAAGGCGTGGTGGATCATCCCAATGTAAAATTTGCGACCTCGGTAATCGACTATGTGTTTCGGGTTTTAGGCATGGAGTACATGGGCCGCACGGATTTTGTGCAAGTGAAACCGGCGGATGGTGAATTGTTGCACAATGCCATCCTGGAACAACAAATGAAAAATCGTGAAGTAGAGGCCCCGTCAAAGGCGGTTGTCGCAAAGGCCAGTGAGTTTCAAAAAGTGGAAAGCCAAACCACCCACAGCGGCTCTGCGCTCAGCGATCAACTTTCTACGATGATGGGAGATGCCCCATTCTGCGATGGTTGCGGACACATCACGGTGAGAAATGGGGCTTGCTATAAATGCCTCAATTGTGGAAACTCGATGGGTTGTTCGTGA